The genomic segment acaccaaataatgtaagtgttttaaagtaatgaaaagatcatttactgttgccctgcactggtaaaactgatgtgtttgcttcagaaacactactatagttcatataaacaagctgctgtggcgcaatggcggaaattgaaaaacggctatatggcacaggttcaatagtggataacagataacaccattatgttctacagagtttatctgttatctgctgtgtaacctgagccttttctcctttgaatggctgcccccattgctacacagcagcttatttatataaacaatagtagtgtttctgaagcaaacacaccagttttaccagtgcagggcaacactgcattatattttcattactttaaaacacttttattttttgacattcctgttcctttaaatggcttGAGAAATACTTTATGTACACACAGATTTCTGTTTCAATCAATTGCCACCCCACAGTGAATTTGGGTATAACCAAAATGTTGACTATGATACAGGCACCACGAAATCTGATTGGGTGACTAGACTATCAAAAACAGCATGGGATGTCAGCACAacataataacatattttaatatataagtcGCAAAGGGGTTAAACCCCCCAATTTACAGTTGTGACTCATTAGAAACAGCTCATGTGTACAAGGCAATGTGTTTGACTCTCTACCATAAATAACCCATTGTATTGCAAAAGCAGAACCCTATGTCCAGTTGCTTTGGACTGTTGCCCTACTTTGTTCTTTCTCCTCTTATCATTCCCTTTTGATACGGTTCCATGGAACAGCAATGCTGAATAAATAGATTATACTAATGGAATTAACAGCTCCTTTCTCACCTGTTCCGCTCCATAGACAGTGGCAAACTGAACAAAATCCTCCATCTTCACAAAGCCATCTTTATCCCTGTCCAGAGCATCAAACACAGCACGGAGACGGGCCAGCTCATCTCCAAGGCCTGAAGGTTCTGTTTCCAGAGCCAATCCCAAAATTGTATCACTACCCTGTGTAGAGGGAGAGGCTGGCTCCTGGGGGTTAGCTGGGGATAGGTTTGTGCCCATGTCATCACAAGGTAGTAAGTGGACATTTTCTAGGGGTGACTCTGAATGGGAGAGGGGCAACTGAAGATTGACACTAGACAGGGGCAACACAATATCCTCGGAGGGCCCATCTGTCTGAGACAGAGGCATTTGACTTGTCGTGTCATGTAGATTCGATGAGGAGTCTTCCAATGGAGGCAACTGGATACTTTCAGATGGGGTGTCTGACCGAGGCAGCAGTAATTGTCCTATTGCTTTGCTGCAATGAGGAACCTGAGACGATTCTAGGGGTGTGTCTTTTTGACAATGGGGCAACTCAAAGGTTTCATTGGGTAAGGCCTCTGGGAAACTTCTTAACTGGTCCTTTTCATGAGATGGGGCCTGTTCACCAAGAGGCAAGATATCAGTTACAATAATCAAAGGCAACTTGTTAGATTCACTGGGAAATTCTTCTGGAGAGCCTTCTATTTTACCCGAGGAGCCAACAGTGGATTGGTCCACATTATTGCCTTTAACGTctgaatttttaagaatttgctCGTTAGATAGAGATAAGGGGGGTGCCTTCTTGGGCAACGTCTCAACTGAAAGAGGGGGTTTGGTCTCAATATAAGAGTCTGAGGAACACTGGACTGCTGAATTATTTGCATGTGCAATGGAATTGCTTAAAGGCAACAAGTCATTCTCATAAATAAGGTCTAAAGAAGGAGGGGTTACATGTGTGTGACTAGGGGGGCAACAATCATTTTCACCCAACAAATCATCAGTGTCAAATAACAGGTCCAGATAATAGAATTGTGATTGGTCACTCCAACCGTTATGAAGCCCATGGTCATGTTCTGAATTGTAACAACTTGAATGTTGGAGAAATAGGTCTTCAGCATTTCTAGGGGCTGGTTGGCTCCGTTCATCTATAGCCAATTCATCCTTAACCCTTATAACAGACATATGGTCATCTCCAAAGCCTGGGAGAGTGCAAGGGACCTGATTACATACATCAGGAACAAGCTCAGTTGAGTGCAATTTTTTCTCAATATGGCCCAACTCTTCCTTACTGTATAAAGGATCCCCTGTCAAAAAAGGGAACTGGTCATATGGGTCACTGCAATGGCCATTTTCCTTTTGGGGTTGGGTCACTTCCAAATGTGCAAAAGCATCAGACAGAGACAGTAGATCTTCAGATAGGGTTGGATGGTCAGATTCAACCACTTGATCAGATTGAGGAGGAGTATCCAATCGGAATATTGCAAACTGGTCTGCATCAGATTCTTGAGGGAATGGCATGAAGTTTTCAGACTCAGAATTTAATCCATGATCGTCATGTTGGTCTTGGTGTGGAGCCCAGTCCCAAGGTAAAAGAGACTGTTTGTACTGTAAACAGGTATCAGGTAAATTCACTTGGTCGCCATCTACAGGGGGGCCACACGGCGGCCACGGATTCATTTCAGAGGGTAAGCAAGATTTGGATAAAAGCAATTGGTCAGGCTTGTACGGTGAAATGGGACTTGTGGTGCCGACCTGCTCATTTTCAGGTGCCAAACAGGTTTCAGTAGCCAAGCTGGATTCAGACTGGGGCCACGGAGAGGCCAAGCACATTTCAGAAAGGGAAAACTGGTCACTTTGTAGATGGGAGGGTTCATCTGAAAATGGGGGCATACAAGAATTAGTCAAAGGCAGGTGGTCAGTTTCAGGGACTGGGATGTATTTAGACAGAGGAGGCTGTAAAGTTCTTGTATCCAAGGGTGACATATGTTGAGTTTCAGTTTTCAGACATGTCTCAGATTCGGGCAACAGGTCAGGCCTCAGAAGAAACGAGGATCCTGGGTTGGGGGGGAAATCAGACTCTGGCTGGAAAGTTAAGTCAGGCTCCAGGGAAAAACAAGATCCAGGGGTAGGTGATAAGTCAGTGTTAAGAACTGAGGGCTCTGAATGGGGCAACTGGTCAGATTCCAGGGAAATGTACCCCGGGGTGGGCAGACTGTCAGAACTTAGGGGCAGAAAATCACTCTCTTTGGGCACAATAAGAGCCAGCTGGTGCATGAGTAAATTGGGATCTGACTGGGGCATCTGTGGGGCTTGTAAGGCTGGTATCAAATTAGACTGGGGAACGGATTCCACGTCATAGGGGGAAACAGATGTAAATGGGGGCAAGAGTTCAGCTGATAATGGAGTGTCTGGTGCCAAGTCACTTAGACTAAGGGCATGCTGTGGGCTAAAGCTGCTCTGCAGCGAGGGCATCTGGTAGGCAACGGGGTCAGAGGAATTCTCAGTATGGGGCAAAGAGGGGGCACTAATTATAGGAGTTAAATAAATGTCTGGCAGGGTAAGCTGGGGGGCTGCAGGGTAGGTACAAAGGCTCTGCCCATCCTCCACCCACATGTCATTGGCACAAGTTGGCTGGTAGTGCCCGGGGCCTAGTTGTCCCACCGGTGCCTTTAAGGATTGGCCAAACTGGGAGAGGAGCAGAGGGTGCGGTGCTGCCGGGGTTCTGCCGCCTTGTTCATCCGGTTCCACCAGCCCGGGCTGCTTTCCTTCCTCTCCCATCCCCTCCGACCCCCCTCGATCCCCAGCTCCCACTCTGCCCCTCATCTCCCACCAGGCAGTCAAATCAGGGTCCCCTTCCATCCTCATCAGACCCTGTGGGGAGGAGGGGGAGAAGCAAAGAGAAACCTTTACACCCGCTCTGCCGTCATGTCCTCAGTAGGCTGTGCCCAAACAGTGCCATGGTCCCCGCGCGGTCTCGGGGGGAAGAATCCCGCGGTCACATGAGGAATCCGACCTGCTAACAATCCGTGTGCAACTGCAAGGTGCAGATCCTCCGGCTCAGCCAGTCGATCACGCTCTCTCTCTAGCAGCAGACTGTGACTGCGGTGCCAGCAACCACCCCTCCCCGGTAGCTAATGGATCTGGCCGCGCCGATGCCAAGGCGCTGCGGATGTCGCTGGGGATCAATGCATTAGGTAGAAGCGGGGGTGAAACGGCCGCTGATATGGGGACTCTCCATCCAACTGCAGCCTGGTACAGGGGAGGCTGGGAGAAACAGGAGGAGCCAAGAGAAGGGGGTGGGGCGAGCACAGCGAGAAGGGGCAGGGACATAGGCTGTGAGGGTCTGAGGTGACAAaatgaaggaaggaaagaaggctGTAGAACAAATATATCAAAGTGACAGTTGTAGGGACCCTGGACTCCATGTCCTTGCTGTTATtaaactacatatcccagcattccCCTGCCTGCCACAGAtagggattctgggaattgtagtacagtCACCCCCTTTCTTTTCTATAACAGGAGAATCTCGGGGGGCCGTGTAGCCCCATCACATGTGATATAGGAAGAGGCTGTGATACCCACATCACTGTTTGTTTCTTGTACTATGCCAAATAAAAGAATTTTgggctggagttcccctttaattgcattCCAGTCCCCTGACATGATGGCGTGGCTCTGGTAAAGTGCAGGGTGGGGATGGGATTAGCAATGTGACTGATGTGACTGGAGGGGAGATGAAACCTGAAAAGTCTGTAATTACCAAAAATGGTGGATGGGAAAAGAAATCAGAAAGGGACCTCCCCCCGATCCCAAAATGCAGGAGCCATGATTAGCAACACATGGACACACAGACTGAGGGCacaacaggtctggactgagaatcaaaataggccctggcatgtcAGGTACACGAaggtccaatcagcccacacagaggcccaacagctcccactaaatagtgactgtctatggcaccttatagcagcccctctggcatttgcctgaaccaacagattgccagtccgggcctggggcaCAGTAGTAACCCATAAAGGTAACTTGCTTCTATGTGATATATTCAGTGGGGCAATTATGGAGCAATATTCATCTTTACTCCTGGACTCCTGTTGCATGGCCCTAGTGAAACACAGCGGCCTttgctatacacacacacactcattgcACTTGTCTTGACACTACATTGCCTTACTGTATGCAACATTTTACTGCCCCCCCCTTA from the Xenopus laevis strain J_2021 chromosome 9_10L, Xenopus_laevis_v10.1, whole genome shotgun sequence genome contains:
- the rab11fip3.L gene encoding uncharacterized protein rab11fip3.L isoform X1, with product MRMEGDPDLTAWWEMRGRVGAGDRGGSEGMGEEGKQPGLVEPDEQGGRTPAAPHPLLLSQFGQSLKAPVGQLGPGHYQPTCANDMWVEDGQSLCTYPAAPQLTLPDIYLTPIISAPSLPHTENSSDPVAYQMPSLQSSFSPQHALSLSDLAPDTPLSAELLPPFTSVSPYDVESVPQSNLIPALQAPQMPQSDPNLLMHQLALIVPKESDFLPLSSDSLPTPGYISLESDQLPHSEPSVLNTDLSPTPGSCFSLEPDLTFQPESDFPPNPGSSFLLRPDLLPESETCLKTETQHMSPLDTRTLQPPLSKYIPVPETDHLPLTNSCMPPFSDEPSHLQSDQFSLSEMCLASPWPQSESSLATETCLAPENEQVGTTSPISPYKPDQLLLSKSCLPSEMNPWPPCGPPVDGDQVNLPDTCLQYKQSLLPWDWAPHQDQHDDHGLNSESENFMPFPQESDADQFAIFRLDTPPQSDQVVESDHPTLSEDLLSLSDAFAHLEVTQPQKENGHCSDPYDQFPFLTGDPLYSKEELGHIEKKLHSTELVPDVCNQVPCTLPGFGDDHMSVIRVKDELAIDERSQPAPRNAEDLFLQHSSCYNSEHDHGLHNGWSDQSQFYYLDLLFDTDDLLGENDCCPPSHTHVTPPSLDLIYENDLLPLSNSIAHANNSAVQCSSDSYIETKPPLSVETLPKKAPPLSLSNEQILKNSDVKGNNVDQSTVGSSGKIEGSPEEFPSESNKLPLIIVTDILPLGEQAPSHEKDQLRSFPEALPNETFELPHCQKDTPLESSQVPHCSKAIGQLLLPRSDTPSESIQLPPLEDSSSNLHDTTSQMPLSQTDGPSEDIVLPLSSVNLQLPLSHSESPLENVHLLPCDDMGTNLSPANPQEPASPSTQGSDTILGLALETEPSGLGDELARLRAVFDALDRDKDGFVKMEDFVQFATVYGAEQVKYLTGYLDPAGLGVINFRDFYRGISEIQNEDLDMQLYDMGYPSEEEPACSVDFDDIAAFEVTEVTDSAYVGSESAYSECETFTDEDTGVLAPHEDPETEGVGGVSRLPPPATPEGLELSLCDISAITITSQEEQFEDFGEGAEPDPFSNHCNEEENNFTPSPNGTQRLSPCGASLSERQLLAPPSCASLGGLYCSQCHKHVNRLEDLSTRLRYLEMDSPDKRPSSRKEARRLQHSFLGEDSAEQQFSDMACDETDLTDKVLFLEQRISELERDAATTSEQQNRLRQENLHLLHRAHALEEQLKDQEVQSDEVQSEEIRKHRDELRKMERDNGYQLSSLKARVQELENENSELRSQVPDIKATVQRLEEEKQKLQDEVEALQGQVKEHCEMNQKLSGQLSKEKHNQQSHMERCQEVIEELRRELEQMQLVRLDMEHRLGLGNSAALQEYNNRTREAELEHEVRRLKQEQRALKEQNEELNGQIINLSIQGAKNLFSTTFSDSLAAEISNVSRDELMEAIQKQEEINLRLQDYIDRIIVAIMETNPAILEVKMH
- the rab11fip3.L gene encoding uncharacterized protein rab11fip3.L isoform X2; protein product: MRMEGDPDLTAWWEMRGRVGAGDRGGSEGMGEEGKQPGLVEPDEQGGRTPAAPHPLLLSQFGQSLKAPVGQLGPGHYQPTCANDMWVEDGQSLCTYPAAPQLTLPDIYLTPIISAPSLPHTENSSDPVAYQMPSLQSSFSPQHALSLSDLAPDTPLSAELLPPFTSVSPYDVESVPQSNLIPALQAPQMPQSDPNLLMHQLALIVPKESDFLPLSSDSLPTPGYISLESDQLPHSEPSVLNTDLSPTPGSCFSLEPDLTFQPESDFPPNPGSSFLLRPDLLPESETCLKTETQHMSPLDTRTLQPPLSKYIPVPETDHLPLTNSCMPPFSDEPSHLQSDQFSLSEMCLASPWPQSESSLATETCLAPENEQVGTTSPISPYKPDQLLLSKSCLPSEMNPWPPCGPPVDGDQVNLPDTCLQYKQSLLPWDWAPHQDQHDDHGLNSESENFMPFPQESDADQFAIFRLDTPPQSDQVVESDHPTLSEDLLSLSDAFAHLEVTQPQKENGHCSDPYDQFPFLTGDPLYSKEELGHIEKKLHSTELVPDVCNQVPCTLPGFGDDHMSVIRVKDELAIDERSQPAPRNAEDLFLQHSSCYNSEHDHGLHNGWSDQSQFYYLDLLFDTDDLLGENDCCPPSHTHVTPPSLDLIYENDLLPLSNSIAHANNSAVQCSSDSYIETKPPLSVETLPKKAPPLSLSNEQILKNSDVKGNNVDQSTVGSSGKIEGSPEEFPSESNKLPLIIVTDILPLGEQAPSHEKDQLRSFPEALPNETFELPHCQKDTPLESSQVPHCSKAIGQLLLPRSDTPSESIQLPPLEDSSSNLHDTTSQMPLSQTDGPSEDIVLPLSSVNLQLPLSHSESPLENVHLLPCDDMGTNLSPANPQEPASPSTQGSDTILGLALETEPSGLGDELARLRAVFDALDRDKDGFVKMEDFVQFATVYGAEQVKYLTGYLDPAGLGVINFRDFYRGISEIQNEDLDMQLYDMGYPSEEEPACSVDFDDIAAFEVTEVTDSAYVGSESAYSECETFTDEDTGVLAPHEDPETEGVGGVSRLPPPATPEGLELSLCDISAITITSQEEQFEDFGEGAEPDPFSNHCNEEENNFTPSPNGTQRLSPCPDKRPSSRKEARRLQHSFLGEDSAEQQFSDMACDETDLTDKVLFLEQRISELERDAATTSEQQNRLRQENLHLLHRAHALEEQLKDQEVQSDEVQSEEIRKHRDELRKMERDNGYQLSSLKARVQELENENSELRSQVPDIKATVQRLEEEKQKLQDEVEALQGQVKEHCEMNQKLSGQLSKEKHNQQSHMERCQEVIEELRRELEQMQLVRLDMEHRLGLGNSAALQEYNNRTREAELEHEVRRLKQEQRALKEQNEELNGQIINLSIQGAKNLFSTTFSDSLAAEISNVSRDELMEAIQKQEEINLRLQDYIDRIIVAIMETNPAILEVKMH